Proteins from one Pygocentrus nattereri isolate fPygNat1 chromosome 16, fPygNat1.pri, whole genome shotgun sequence genomic window:
- the c1qb gene encoding complement C1q subcomponent subunit B, translating to MVSSLVHALLPVSILLWTVNPAISDTCTGYRGFPGVPGIPGTHGANGKDGPKGEKGDPGDNTQQMRGPKGDQGIPGYPGRPGLRGDEGLPGPPGPKGQKGQKGAVAEVPEDKRSFFSYKKTSGRTTFTPHRVIEFDGSFSPEYDGETLSSGFFTARLSGIYFFVYHISATQTACLYIKKEEQILVNLCDMSQGVLVTSGSIVVDLRQGESVSVHTSRTSQISKDADSTFTGFLLFPS from the exons ATG GTTTCCTCGTTGGTGCACGCACTTCTCCCTGTAAGCATTTTGCTGTGGACGGTGAACCCTGCCATTTCAGACACTTGCACTGGCTACAGGGGCTTTCCGGGGGTGCCAGGAATCCCTGGAACTCATGGTGCCAATGgaaaggatggaccaaaaggaGAAAAGGGAGATCCTG GTGACAACACACAGCAGATGCGGGGGCCTAAGGGTGATCAGGGCATCCCTGGATATCCAGGCAGGCCAGGTTTACGGGGGGATGAGGGGTTGCCTGGGCCCCCAGGACCCAAGGGCCAGAAAGGGCAGAAAGGTGCTGTTGCAGAAGTGCCCGAAGACAAGCGTTCGTTTTTCTCTTACAAAAAGACTTCTGGCAGAACGACTTTTACCCCACATAGAGTCATAGAATTTGATGGTTCGTTTTCTCCTGAGTATGACGGCGAGACTCTGTCCAGTGGTTTCTTCACAGCAAGACTGTCTGGCATATACTTCTTTGTGTACCACATCTCTGCAACTCAGACTGCCTGCTTGTACATTAAGAAAGAGGAGCAGATATTGGTGAATCTCTGCGATATGTCTCAAGGAGTGCTGGTCACCTCAGGGTCCATCGTGGTAGACCTGAGGCAAGGGGAGAGTGTGTCGGTGCACACCTCGAGAACGAGCCAAATCAGTAAAGACGCTGACAGCACTTTCACTGGCTTTCTGCTTTTCCCATCATAA
- the si:dkeyp-69c1.9 gene encoding uncharacterized protein si:dkeyp-69c1.9, with the protein MATQKQPLTKQLRPTSRIGPDLRAVLLRLKNGHSTKHSQAFPQRGELPTVAGLLLYPDKKEKMVTTSAIAFGPKTCARVEPKKVLQCNLILEGDRSFITTHREAFPSQPVDGALLTMKRTASVKEKTLKAQTPHFQTNYQKNFSPPQGIFMRRLQVLPCPDNLAVNPALRAEFRTVQMETYPGWNIPLHSRFFPTQFKEHASLKEGEVLRPSAATTKKASSFISPVSV; encoded by the exons ATGGCCACACAAAAACAACCACTCACAAAACAGCTGAGACCAACCTCTCGCATTGGCCCGGATCTCCGAGCTGTTTTACTACGTCTCAAGAACGGTCACAGCACTAAACACTCACAAGCCTTCCCACAGCGAGGGGAACTTCCTACTGTTGCAG GTTTATTGCTTTATCCAgataagaaagagaaaatggtaACAACTTCAGCGATAGCTTTTGGCCCTAAAACTTGCGCCAGGGTTGAGCCAAAGAAGGTGCTACAGTGCAATCTGATTCTGGAAg GGGACAGAAGCTTCATAACAACACATAGAGAGGCTTTTCCATCTCAGCCTGTAGATGGTGCTCTACTGACGATGAAGAGAACAGCCTCGGTAAAAGAGAAGACTCTCAAAGCACAAACGCCACACTTTCAAACAAACTACCAGAAGAATTTTAGCCCACCGCAGGGCATTTTCATGAGAAGACTTCAAGTCCTTCCCTGCCCTGATAACCTCGCCGTCAACCCAGCACTAAG GGCTGAGTTCAGGACAGTCCAAATGGAGACCTATCCAGGCTGGAACATCCCTCTACATTCCCGATTCTTTCCTACTCAATTTAAAGAGCATGCATCACTTAAAGAGGGGGAAGTGCTCAGGCCAAGTGCTGCCACCACCAAGAAG GCTTCCAGCTTCATCTCTCCAGTCAGCGTTTGA
- the fbxo40.2 gene encoding F-box only protein 40, producing the protein MSRYRRSVPRLHRHCDSCYSKRCRAPIEVSVSCMVINCRLLCGATFHMCKEDEHMLLCPNEKVPCLNANYGCPFTMCRSKVAKHLEVCPASVVCCSMEWNRWPIEDVKSPLYINLLKDIQEPQALDLSMALRDQKHLCSRLKMRSFFPELMEEPDEPILKEEEGAVGGDNFPNGEHVSMNGIHGDEFSVNGPQKAAVEEHVKKDLPDFSVNQQKYLQYEKMFSMERGGCKQAENEGSKTGDKKDKKEPPKGSSNQAVQQETSKEPEKVKDGRDAVQPDISKTGLAPWQEGVLERLGREVNPREYNMYIVHHGRMLLSFGQIEACTPREKDFVYGSLEPIPVQTLRSFSVPISYRHKRIQLKDPSSRVRTEHKSVDTSDLGVPKEDAQKMDEMFATLLCSAEVEIRGHKISETVATDGLYVDIATQTYNFVAAPFKYNATLADITAERDLKLHLQTDTESVTLRHNKSTSAFTFLCGHFFRRDEFASHYKNVHSDIQSCLNGWFEQRCPLAYLGCTFVQKRLQPSMHRATVSYNQDLSIFTLRPEIPTSHMDDSHEVTIQQMQVKQDNSLSDLPFEILRHIAGYLDSFSLSQLALVSRLFRDVSATLLQERGMVGLKWRKKIYSHGRARWKSSIVWEFSSLFSRVGSWCIGGSPSMAEHLKCCPFYQTEPKPKRFALPSMGKHKEDIKERQSLVTLFTGRR; encoded by the exons ATG AGCAGGTATAGGAGGTCAGTGCCGAGGCTGCACAGGCACTGTGATAGCTGCTATAGCAAGCGATGTAGAGCTCCCATAGAGGTCTCTGTGTCGTGCATGGTCATCAACTGCCGCTTGCTCTGCGGCGCCACCTTTCACATGTGCAAAGAAGATGAACACATGCTGCTATGTCCTAATGAGAAGGTGCCCTGCCTCAATGCCAACTATGGCTGTCCTTTCACCATGTGCCGCTCCAAGGTAGCCAAGCACCTGGAAGTGTGTCCTGCTAGTGTGGTGTGCTGCTCAATGGAGTGGAACCGCTGGCCCATCGAGGATGTAAAATCACCTCTGTATATCAACCTTCTGAAGGACATTCAGGAGCCCCAAGCTCTGGACCTCTCCATGGCCCTCAGAGATCAGAAGCATCTCTGTTCCAGGTTGAAGATGAGAAGTTTCTTTCCAGAGTTAATGGAGGAGCCAGACGAACCTATTctaaaagaggaggagggggcgGTCGGAGGAGACAACTTTCCTAATGGAGAGCATGTCTCAATGAATGGAATACATGGGGATGAATTCTCAGTTAATGGTCCTCAAAAGGCTGCAGTGGAAGAGCATGTTAAGAAGGATCTCCCGGACTTCAGTGTGAATCAACAGAAATACCTCCAATATGAGAAGATGTTTAGCATGGAAAGAGGGGGCTGCAAGCAGGCTGAGAATGAGGGATCAAAAACAGGAGACAAGAAAGACAAGAAGGAACCACCTAAAGGCTCTAGTAACCAAGCTGTGCAGCAAGAAACTTCTAAGGAACCAGAAAAAGTCAAAGACGGAAGAGATGCTGTCCAGCCAGACATCTCTAAAACTGGCCTTGCTCCTTGGCAGGAAGGTGTCTTGGAGAGACTTGGTCGAGAAGTAAATCCGAGAGAATACAACATGTATATAGTTCACCATGGACGCATGCTGCTCTCCTTTGGCCAGATAGAAGCTTGCACACCCAGAGAGAAAGATTTTGTTTACGGCAGCCTGGAGCCAATACCAGTTCAAACCTTACGTTCATTTAGTGTTCCTATTAGCTACAGGCACAAACGCATCCAACTGAAGGACCCTTCAAGCCGAGTGCGTACCGAGCACAAGAGTGTGGACACATCTGATTTGGGTGTTCCTAAGGAGGACGCTCAGAAAATGGATGAGATGTTTGCAACCTTGCTGTGCTCCGCTGAGGTGGAGATCAGGGGACACAAGATTAGTGAAACAGTGGCAACAGATGGACTGTATGTTGACATAGCAACTCAGACATATAACTTTGTTGCAGCTCCATTCAAGTACAATGCCACTCTGGCTGATATTACAGCAGAAAGGGATTTGAAGCTGCATCTTCAGACTGATACGGAGAGCGTCACGCTCAGACACAACAaatccacctctgcatttacgTTCCTCTGTGGACACTTCTTCAGACGGGATGAATTTGCCTCCCACTATAAGAACGTCCACTCAGATATCCAGTCTTGTCTGAATGGCTGGTTTGAGCAGAGGTGTCCTCTGGCTTATCTGGGCTGCACCTTCGTCCAGAAACGCCTCCAACCCTCCATGCATAGAGCCACAGTCTCCTATAACCAGGACCTCAGCATTTTCACACTCAGGCCTGAAATCCCTACATCTCATATGGACGATTCTCATGAGGTCACCATACAACAGATGCAAGTCAAACAAGATAATTCTCTTAGTGATCTTCCATTTGAGATCCTGCGTCATATTGCGGGCTACCTAGatagcttctctctctcccagctaGCGCTAGTCTCCAGACTTTTTCGTGATGTCAGTGCCACACTCCTTCAGGAGAGAGGTATGGTTGGCTTAAAATGGCGCAAGAAGATTTACTCTCATGGCAGAGCCCGATGGAAGTCATCCATA GTATGGGAGTTCAGTAGTCTGTTCAGCAGAGTGGGCAGTTGGTGTATTGGTGGTTCTCCTTCCATGGCTGAACATCTGAAGTGCTGTCCATTTTACCAAACAGAGCCCAAACCAAAGCGCTTCGCCCTGCCCAGCATGGGGAAACACAAAGAAGATATTAAAGAGCGGCAAAGTCTCGTCACACTGTTTACGGGACGGAGATAA
- the c1qa gene encoding complement C1q subcomponent subunit A, whose product MKPAGHLFAAVWVVGLFSFSLCQKDCVLQDGKVGQPGIPGRDGWAGQKGEKGEPGLQVQLSKEALAALKGDEGEQGPVGGIGVKGYQGLLGPPGPAGPPGPSGRSGDSFGDVDVSKAAFSVIRTRKMYPKHYQPVTFDRAIINVNNDFNIETGHFTCRVAGVYYFVFNSVSEGNLCLKLRSNHSPDVSLTFCDFNQRQISQVVSGGAVLELAKGNKVWIEPVKNLDRETVEHNRMTIKSEPSAVFSGFLVFATE is encoded by the exons ATGAAGCCGGCAGGCCATCTTTTCGCAGCTGTCTGGGTGGTTGGACTTTTCTCCTTCAGTCTTTGCCAGAAAGACTGTGTTCTGCAGGATGGAAAAGTAGGACAGCCTGGAATTCCTGGGAGAGACGGCTGGGCAggacagaaaggagagaagggagaacCAG GTTTGCAGGTGCAGCTGAGTAAGGAAGCCCTGGCTGCTCTAAAAGGAGATGAAGGTGAGCAGGGCCCTGTAGGAGGCATTGGAGTTAAAGGCTATCAGGGGCTCCTCGGGCCACCCGGTCCGGCTGGTCCTCCAGGGCCTAGCGGAAGAAGTGGAGACAGTTTTGGAGATGTTGATGTAAGCAAGGCAGCCTTTTCTGTGATAAGAACCAGGAAGATGTACCCCAAGCACTATCAACCAGTCACCTTCGATAGAGCAATTATTAATGTCAATAATGACTTCAACATTGAGACAGGTCATTTCACGTGTAGGGTTGCTGGGGTGTATTACTTTGTGTTCAATTCAGTCTCTGAGGGAAACCTGTGTCTAAAACTGAGGAGCAACCATAGTCCTGATGTGAGTCTGACCTTTTGTGACTTTAACCAGCGCCAAATATCTCAGGTTGTGTCTGGCGGGGCCGTTCTTGAGCTTGCTAAAGGGAATAAGGTATGGATAGAACCTGTCAAGAACCTCGATCGTGAAACTGTGGAGCACAACAGAATGACAATCAAAAGTGAGCCGTCAGCTGTGTTCAGTGGATTTCTAGTCTTTGCTACTGAGTAA
- the bud13 gene encoding BUD13 homolog has translation MAASTSPSRSAALSKADYLKRYLSNDDDGKKSREKKVRKKRLKTTGGGMKIVDDDIDWRQLAAKSEEKENEDEDEEEAPVIAEIIDERPDEVKQLEVFRNSNKWKIMGATNEEPQESPVSPSVTSSDIKRNRRARHDSPDSSSVRRVRHDSPDLSPKRRVRHDSPDLSPKRRVRHDSPDLSPKKRVRHDSPDLSPKRRVRHDSPDLSPKRRVRHDSPDLSPKRRVRHDSPDLSPHRLKAETKHRGHHSLSPSPPQKNEKSSASKSQKQHAKDSSQKEKSKSSSGRRLPDSDLSPPRRRPNARQDSDSDLSPPRKRAQRDRGSDSDLSPPRKRPQGGHGSDSDLSPPRRTGSPLPQGPCMLSGGAAGLVSVETLRKEQEEIKRKEKQNKPLEEESRHAQTVFRDKTGKKRDLESERAEQSRKAGEKAEKDEKYAQWGKGLAQSQIQEQNVADAIREAQKPLARHIDDEDLDRMLREQEREGDPMAALLRKKKDKNSKSKGVKERPLYSGPPPPPNRFNIMPGYRWDGVDRSNGFEQKRYSRIASKKAVQEEAYKWSVEDM, from the exons ATGGCTGCTTCCACAAGTCCGAGCAGAAGCGCTGCTCTTTCGAAGGCGGATTATTTAAAGCGCTATCTGTCGAACGACGACGATGGCAAGAAGTCAAGAGAAAAGAAAGTCAGGAAAAAGCGTCTTAAGACCACCGGGGGAGG GATGAAGATTGTTGATGATGATATTGACTGGAGGCAACTGGCTGCAAAGAGCGAAGAGAAGGAGAAcgaggatgaggatgaggaagaggCGCCTGTG ATTGCAGAGATAATAGATGAACGTCCAGACGAAGTCAAACAGCTAGAAGTGTTTAGAAACAGTAACAAGTGGAAAATAATGGGAG CCACAAATGAAGAACCCCAGGAATCTCCAGTCTCACCTTCAGTGACCAG ttcaGACATCAAAAGGAACAGAAGAGCTCGACATGATTCTCCTGACAGTTCTTCAGTACGGAGAGTTCGCCATGACTCCCCTGATCTTTCACCCAAGAGGAGAGTTCGTCATGACTCCCCTGATCTTTCACCCAAGAGGAGAGTTCGCCATGACTCCCCTGATCTTTCACCCAAGAAGAGAGTTCGCCATGACTCCCCTGATCTTTCACCCAAGAGGAGAGTTCGCCATGACTCCCCTGATCTTTCACCCAAGAGGAGAGTTCGCCATGACTCCCCTGATCTTTCACCCAAGAGGAGAGTCCGGCACGATTCTCCAGATCTTTCCCCTCATAGACTCAAAGCAGAGACCAAACACAGGGGACATCACTCTTTATCACCTTCTCCTCCACAAAAGAATGAGAAGAGCTCAGCTTctaaatcacaaaaacaacatgcTAAAG ATTCCTCGCAGAAAGAAAAGTCAAAATCCTCTTCAGGTAGACGTCTACCAGACTCTGATCTGTCGCCACCTCGGAGACGCCCTAATGCCAGACAGGACTCGGACTCTGATCTGTCTCCTCCTCGGAAAAGAGCACAGAGGGATAGAGGGTCTGATTCTGACCTTTCACCACCCAGGAAGAGGCCCCAGGGTGGTCATGGGTCAGATTCTGACCTCTCTCCACCTCGCAGGACAGGCTCTCCTCTTCCACAG GGTCCTTGTATGTTGTCTGGTGGAGCTGCTGGACTGGTCTCTGTGGAAACCCTGCGTAAAGAGCAGGAAgaaatcaaaagaaaagaaaaacaaaacaagcccCTAGAAG AGGAGTCCCGTCATGCACAGACTGTGTTCAGAGATAAGACGGGAAAGAAACGAGACTTGGAGTCTGAGCGTGCGGAGCAGAGCAGGAAAGCTGGGGAGAAAGCTGAGAAGGATGAGAAATATGCACAATGGGGCAAAGG ACTGGCGCAGAGTCAGATACAGGAGCAGAACGTGGCTGATGCAATACGAGAGGCTCAGAAGCCCCTGGCACGTCACATTGATGATGAAGACCTAGATCGAATGCTGagggagcaggagagagagggagatccCATGGCTGCTCTATTACGCAAGAAGAAGGATAAGAACTCTAAAAGTAAAGGAGTTAAAG agAGACCTCTTTACAGTGGTCCCCCACCACCCCCAAATCGTTTCAACATCATGCCAGGATATCGCTGGGATGGAGTTGACAG GTCCAATGGATTTGAGCAGAAGCGCTATAGCAGGATTGCAAGTAAGAAAGCTGTGCAAGAGGAAGCATACAAATGGAGTGTGGAGGACATGTAG
- the fbxo40.1 gene encoding F-box protein 40.1: MVRQKTPASKLHIHCESCYSRCCRAPIEISVSCMIIKCRLLCGATFHMCKEDEHMLLCPNEKVPCLNAHYGCPFIMCRSGLTKHLEVCPASVVCCSMEWNRWPIEEAEPPEFYQNILKENYTQEPLDLSMALRDQKYLFQSLKMKALFPELVEKAEEEPGVQELEGAVGGVLNGVEEASTSEGADLVDAEFQERPLTQEEREALARDTNVSGIGKYHAWEKMFSMELSGCKHTIKSLGTNPPSNGNELKPQTNPNRLEMLPEELHNHAMESSRLLETPLFNPFEMDERKFLIATSLFACDTRPKKKLIYEHLEPMKIKTVRTFKIPTSFNARPSYIRNPGRYKRVSKSVDTSDLGNDMNETPKWDEVQATLLCSLEKERRGHLIAEASSSDALLMSEGTQTYDFYSVPFKVDATLEDITADRDLQLHVQIQTESVTNKHNKSSSAFTYLCCHSFRRDEFSSHFMNVHSDIQTNLNGWFEQRCPLAYLGCTFIQRRFQPSTHRATVSYDKDLSTFTIRPEVSSILYEGVRMVSTERKRARNLDALSKLPFEVLVYIAGFLDSFTLSQLALVSRLMREVCGTLLQERGMVSLKWEKKVYSHGRWCWRSRQKVWRFSNLFSSVDKWCFDEFPPMSEHLKVCPYYEMENRTEPVRLTSVQEWHKTEKKTHSLVSMFLKNK, from the exons ATG GTAAGACAAAAGACTCCAGCATCCAAGTTGCACATACACTGTGagagctgctacagccggtgcTGCAGAGCTCCCATTGAGATCTCCGTGTCATGCATGATCATAAAGTGCCGCTTGCTCTGTGGCGCCACATTTCACATGTGCAAAGAGGATGAACACATGCTGCTGTGTCCTAACGAGAAGGTGCCCTGCCTCAATGCCCACTACGGCTGCCCTTTCATCATGTGCCGTTCTGGGTTAACCAAGCACCTGGAAGTGTGTCCTGCTAGCGTGGTGTGCTGCTCAATGGAGTGGAACCGCTGGCCCATTGAAGAGGCTGAGCCTCCTGAGTTCTACCAGAACATCTTAAAAGAGAATTACACCCAGGAGCCACTGGACCTGTCCATGGCTCTCCGGGACCAGAAGTATCTCTTTCAGTCCCTTAAAATGAAGGCTCTTTTTCCTGAGCTTGTCGAAAAGGCAGAGGAGGAACCTGGAGTCCAGGAACTGGAAGGAGCTGTTGGAGGGGTGTTGAATGGTGTGGAGGAAGCCTCTACTTCTGAAGGTGCTGACTTAGTAGATGCTGAATTTCAGGAAAGGCCATTAACccaagaagagagagaggcattaGCAAGGGATACTAATGTCTCAGGTATTGGAAAGTACCATGCCTGGGAGAAAATGTTCAGCATGGAGCTAAGTGGTTGCAAGCACACCATTAAATCACTGGGTACAAACCCACCCTCCAATGGTAATGAGCTCAAACCCCAAACAAATCCAAACAGGCTAGAGATGTTACCGGAGGAATTACACAACCACGCCATGGAATCCAGTAGACTTTTGGAAACACCACTTTTCAATCCATTCGAAATGGATGAGCGCAAATTTTTGATAGCAACATCATTGTTTGCTTGCGATACTCGCCCAAAGAAGAAACTTATATATGAGCATCTGGAGCCCATGAAGATTAAAACAGTAAGGACGTTTAAGATACCCACCAGCTTTAATGCAAGACCAAGTTACATTCGCAATCCTGGTCGTTACAAAAGGGTTAGCAAATCTGTCGACACGTCAGACCTGGGAAATGACATGAATGAGACACCAAAATGGGATGAGGTTCAAGCAACCCTTTTGTGCTCTTTGGAAAAAGAACGAAGAGGACACCTGATTGCAGAGGCCAGCTCTTCAGATGCCCTCTTGATGAGTGAGGGAACTCAGACTTATGACTTTTACTCTGTTCCTTTCAAAGTAGATGCCACTCTGGAAGACATCACTGCAGATAGGGATTTGCAGCTTCATGTCCAGATTCAGACAGAGAGTGTcaccaacaaacacaataaatcaAGCTCTGCATTTACGTATCTCTGCTGCCATTCTTTCAGACGAGATGAGTTTTCTTCTCACTTCATGAATGTTCACTCAGATATCCAAACCAATTTGAATGGCTGGTTTGAGCAGAGGTGTCCTCTGGCCTACCTGGGCTGCACCTTCATCCAGAGACGGTTCCAGCCTTCCACACACAGAGCCACTGTCTCCTATGATAAAGATCTCAGCACATTTACCATTAGACCCGAAGTGTCGTCCATTCTTTATGAAGGTGTGAGGATGGTATCCACAGAGAGGAAGCGAGCGCGAAACCTGGATGCTCTGAGCAAGCTGCCTTTTGAGGTTCTAGTATACATTGCTGGGTTTCTAGACAGCTTCACTCTGTCTCAGCTTGCTCTTGTATCCCGCCTTATGAGAGAAGTCTGTGGCACACTGCTGCAAGAAAGGGGCATGGTCTCATTGAAGTGGGAAAAGAAGGTCTATTCTCATGGAAGATGGTGCTGGAGAAGTAGACAAAAG GTCTGGAGGTTCAGCAACTTGTTCTCGTCTGTGGATAAGTGGTGCTTCGATGAGTTTCCTCCAATGTCTGAGCATCTTAAGGTCTGCCCTTATTATGAGAtggagaacagaacagaacctgTACGTCTAACTTCTGTCCAGGAATGgcataaaacagaaaagaaaactcATAGTCTTGtttccatgtttttaaaaaataagtag
- the c1qc gene encoding complement C1q subcomponent subunit C has translation MLNCKLIFGAVLAACLCPIAAQDSCPAGIPGLPGIPGFPGRDGRDGVKGEKGDAGRTLQLEKLAVKGESGEPGLPGRPGKRGNPGDPGPPGPPGPPGGHGDVSNSKPQSAFCVSRETTAAPKPNSPVNFHNVITNVNEHFNVSESKFVCHIPGTYYFVYHATSMGKTLCVMLMVNGEKKSTFCDHIQSTGTHYQVSSGGLAVYLMHNQKVWLETNAQNGMYAAENKGNSVFSGFLVYAH, from the exons ATGTTGAACTGTAAGCTCATTTTCGGAGCTGTCTTGGCAGCATGTCTCTGTCCTATAGCTGCTCAGGACTCCTGTCCTGCAGGGATACCTGGACTGCCAGGTATTCCAGGTTTCCCTGGACGTGATGGCAGAGACGGTGTGAAGGGGGAGAAGGGAGATGCAG GACGCACTCTTCAACTGGAGAAGCTTGCAGTTAAAGGGGAGAGCGGGGAGCCTGGCTTGCCTGGCCGCCCAGGAAAGAGGGGGAACCCGGGCGACCCTGGCCCACCCGGACCACCGGGACCACCTGGAGGGCATGGAGATGTCAGCAACTCCAAACCACAGTCTGCTTTCTGTGTTTCCCGTGAAACCACAGCTGCTCCAAAACCTAACAGCCCAGTAAACTTTCACAATGTCATAACCAACGTCAACGAGCACTTCAACGTTAGCGAAAGCAAATTTGTGTGTCATATTCCTGGCACTTACTATTTTGTGTACCACGCGACCTCTATGGGAAAGACCCTGTGTGTAATGCTGATGGTTAACGGGGAGAAAAAGTCTACCTTCTGTGACCACATTCAGTCCACAGGCACTCACTACCAAGTAAGCTCTGGCGGACTCGCCGTGTACCTGATGCACAACCAAAAAGTCTGGTTGGAGACCAACGCTCAGAACGGCATGTACGCAGCTGAAAACAAAGGCAAcagtgttttctctggttttctggTTTATGCACATTGA